From the Paenibacillus sp. FSL H8-0548 genome, one window contains:
- a CDS encoding AAA family ATPase: MIIWINGAFGAGKTQTAYELHRRTTQSYVYDPENAGYFIRKNVPVSIREKDFQDYPMWRECNYQMLKHLDETYEGIVIAPMTIVNPQYFDEIIGRLRDDGVTVHHFSLCATEETLKKRLRGRGEKSHSWAEQQIKRCVTALSDDKFHTHLDTNRTTVSDNAERIASMSNIVLSQDSRGPIKKAYDRVLTQVKHIRF; this comes from the coding sequence GTGATCATATGGATAAATGGCGCTTTTGGAGCGGGAAAGACACAGACCGCATATGAACTGCATAGAAGAACGACTCAATCTTATGTTTATGATCCCGAGAACGCAGGTTATTTCATTCGGAAAAACGTACCAGTTTCGATTCGAGAAAAAGATTTCCAGGATTATCCGATGTGGCGAGAATGTAATTATCAGATGCTGAAGCATCTCGATGAAACCTATGAAGGGATTGTTATTGCACCAATGACGATCGTTAATCCGCAATATTTTGATGAAATCATAGGTCGATTAAGGGATGATGGTGTAACGGTGCATCATTTTAGTCTGTGTGCAACAGAAGAAACGTTGAAAAAACGACTTCGAGGCAGAGGCGAAAAGAGTCATTCTTGGGCAGAGCAGCAAATAAAGAGATGTGTTACGGCACTGTCGGATGACAAGTTTCACACTCATTTGGATACTAATCGAACAACCGTTTCTGATAATGCCGAACGTATCGCTTCGATGAGCAATATTGTCTTATCTCAAGACAGCCGTGGACCAATAAAGAAAGCGTATGACCGCGTATTAACGCAGGTTAAACATATACGATTTTAA
- a CDS encoding HAD family hydrolase — protein MKDIRAIIFDLDNTILDRTSLFQSFAALLLKHYFDHEENHRPLLELILELDQDGYKEKRELFRELLDQLPWRTKPEHNDLMDYYNEHYVKSAVLMKNAQEVLRHTKSKYKTALITNGRNAIQYGKIDQLGLRGSFDFIIVSEEAGCKKPDRRIFEAACNALQLGPDQCIYIGDHPLNDIEGAHLAGLSTIWIKVNQPWREGLVAKPLYTIRRFDELLSLL, from the coding sequence TTGAAGGATATCAGAGCGATTATTTTTGATCTGGATAATACGATATTAGACCGCACTAGCTTATTTCAGTCGTTTGCTGCTTTGCTGCTGAAACATTATTTTGATCATGAAGAAAATCATCGACCCTTGCTTGAGCTTATCCTTGAGCTCGATCAGGATGGTTATAAGGAAAAGCGGGAGTTATTTCGTGAACTCCTCGATCAGCTGCCATGGCGAACTAAGCCAGAGCATAACGACCTTATGGATTATTACAATGAGCATTATGTGAAGAGCGCAGTTCTCATGAAAAACGCACAAGAGGTTCTTCGACATACCAAAAGTAAATACAAAACCGCATTAATTACGAATGGCAGAAATGCAATTCAGTATGGCAAAATAGATCAATTGGGGTTAAGAGGAAGTTTTGATTTTATTATTGTTTCAGAGGAGGCAGGCTGCAAGAAGCCTGATCGCCGTATTTTTGAAGCTGCTTGTAATGCTCTGCAACTGGGACCGGATCAATGTATTTATATTGGTGATCATCCGTTAAATGATATCGAGGGAGCTCACCTAGCAGGATTATCTACAATATGGATAAAGGTAAATCAGCCTTGGCGTGAAGGGCTGGTAGCTAAGCCGCTCTATACGATCCGAAGATTCGATGAGCTGCTTAGTTTACTTTGA
- the nagZ gene encoding beta-N-acetylhexosaminidase, with amino-acid sequence MNMKVATLLSIMLIFTSCSNPLSSNQSAPSPTPSISPTLQPTKEPTAEPTETIDPLKEKIAGLTLDEKIGQMVIVGLEGTTMQEQAKEMIDKYEVGGFILYKDNIIDADQTLKLLNQLKASNQMNDIPLWLSIDQEGGKVSRLPDEFTKIPSTADVGKANNTSYTSHIGQAIGEAVHALGFNMDFAPVLDINSNPKNPVIGNRAFGATPELVITHGIETMKAIQSKQVAAVVKHFPGHGDTSVDSHLDLPVVNKSLKELEAFELLPFAEAIQENADAIMIAHLLIPKIDENYPASLSKELITDLLREKLNYNGVVMTDDMTMGGITEHYDVGEAAVMSVLAGSDIILIGHDYDTQISVLKALKENARDGVITKNQLDQSVYRILSLKAKYALEDKAVPSVDIEAVNHQIRSALQAKK; translated from the coding sequence ATGAATATGAAAGTAGCCACACTCCTTTCAATCATGTTGATTTTCACTAGCTGCAGCAATCCATTGTCGTCAAACCAATCAGCCCCATCTCCCACTCCAAGCATAAGCCCAACTTTACAGCCCACAAAGGAGCCGACTGCTGAACCTACAGAAACCATTGATCCATTAAAGGAAAAAATAGCCGGGCTGACCTTAGATGAAAAAATCGGCCAAATGGTCATTGTCGGCCTTGAAGGAACAACGATGCAGGAACAAGCAAAAGAAATGATAGATAAATATGAAGTTGGCGGATTTATTTTATATAAAGACAACATCATTGATGCTGACCAAACGTTAAAGCTGCTAAATCAGTTAAAGGCGTCCAACCAAATGAATGATATTCCGCTATGGCTCAGTATTGATCAAGAAGGCGGAAAGGTTAGCCGGCTGCCTGATGAGTTTACAAAGATTCCTTCAACTGCTGATGTTGGGAAAGCAAATAATACCTCCTATACCTCTCATATCGGACAAGCAATTGGAGAAGCTGTCCATGCACTTGGCTTCAATATGGACTTTGCGCCAGTCCTTGATATCAATAGCAACCCAAAAAATCCGGTAATTGGCAACCGTGCCTTCGGTGCGACACCGGAATTGGTCATTACGCATGGCATTGAAACGATGAAAGCCATTCAGTCCAAGCAGGTAGCTGCAGTAGTCAAGCACTTTCCAGGTCATGGCGATACGTCAGTGGACTCGCATCTTGATTTGCCTGTCGTGAATAAATCATTAAAGGAACTCGAAGCCTTTGAGCTGCTGCCGTTTGCTGAAGCCATTCAGGAAAATGCAGATGCGATTATGATTGCTCATTTGCTAATTCCGAAAATCGATGAGAACTATCCCGCATCGTTGTCAAAGGAGCTTATTACCGATCTCCTGCGAGAGAAACTAAACTATAACGGTGTTGTCATGACTGATGATATGACGATGGGCGGCATTACAGAGCATTATGATGTCGGGGAAGCAGCCGTTATGTCCGTGTTAGCAGGAAGCGATATAATTCTGATTGGTCATGATTATGACACTCAAATTTCTGTTCTCAAAGCATTGAAGGAAAATGCACGGGACGGCGTAATTACGAAGAATCAGTTAGATCAGAGCGTGTATCGTATTTTAAGTTTGAAGGCTAAATATGCACTGGAGGACAAAGCAGTCCCGTCTGTTGATATCGAGGCTGTTAACCACCAAATCCGCTCTGCCTTGCAGGCCAAAAAATAA
- a CDS encoding aldo/keto reductase: MLNELQTTTTLHNGVKMPWFGLGVFKVEEGAELENAVATAIKNGYRSIDTAAIYGNEAGVGRGIAQGLQQAGIGREELFVTSKVWNADLGYESTLAAYEASLNKLGLKELDLYLIHWPVEGKIEEAWRALETLYKEGRVRAIGVSNFQIHHIEKLMKVATIKPMVNQVEYHPRLTQEELRSYCAQNGIQFEAWSPLMQGQLFDNPLLKELAASYNKSVAQIILRWDLQNGVVTIPKSTKEDRIIANADVFNFELSEEDMARISGLNENLRVGPDPDNFDF, translated from the coding sequence ATGTTGAATGAATTACAAACAACAACTACATTGCATAACGGGGTGAAAATGCCTTGGTTTGGTTTAGGTGTATTTAAAGTTGAAGAAGGCGCAGAGCTGGAAAATGCAGTAGCGACTGCCATTAAAAATGGCTATCGCAGTATCGATACAGCCGCTATTTATGGAAATGAAGCGGGAGTAGGACGAGGCATTGCTCAAGGCCTTCAGCAAGCTGGTATTGGCCGAGAGGAATTGTTTGTGACATCTAAAGTATGGAATGCCGATTTAGGCTATGAGTCAACGCTTGCTGCCTATGAAGCGAGTCTTAATAAGCTTGGCCTTAAGGAGCTTGATCTATATCTCATTCATTGGCCTGTTGAAGGGAAAATAGAGGAAGCTTGGCGAGCATTGGAGACGTTATACAAGGAAGGAAGAGTACGGGCGATAGGCGTAAGCAATTTTCAAATTCATCATATTGAGAAATTAATGAAGGTCGCAACCATTAAACCAATGGTTAATCAGGTGGAGTATCACCCTCGCTTAACACAGGAGGAGCTGCGCAGCTACTGCGCGCAAAACGGCATTCAATTCGAAGCTTGGTCTCCGCTCATGCAGGGGCAGCTGTTCGACAATCCTCTTCTGAAGGAGCTTGCAGCTAGCTACAATAAATCAGTTGCTCAAATCATTCTTAGATGGGATTTGCAAAATGGAGTCGTTACGATTCCAAAATCAACGAAGGAAGATAGAATTATCGCGAATGCGGATGTGTTTAATTTTGAGCTATCGGAAGAAGATATGGCTCGGATTAGCGGACTAAATGAAAATTTACGCGTAGGTCCTGATCCCGATAACTTTGATTTTTAA
- the fabI gene encoding enoyl-ACP reductase FabI: MSNLLENKVIVIMGVANDRSIAWGVAKSLHNQGAKLIFTYRKERSLDKLTKLLEQHQITALRTVSCDVLDDSSVTEAFNEIGQNVGVIHGVVHSVAFADKDELKGEYLDTTREGYLLAQNSSSYSLVAVAREAKKLMTEGGSIVTQTYIGAERVVKNYNVMGVAKAALEASVMYLAEDLGKYGIRVNAVSAGPIRTLAAKGVSGFNDIMSTIEERAPLRRNIDQDEVGDATMFLLSHLSRGITGEVLHVDAGYHILAL, translated from the coding sequence ATGTCTAACTTACTGGAAAACAAAGTTATCGTTATTATGGGTGTAGCAAATGATCGCAGCATTGCATGGGGAGTAGCAAAATCGCTTCATAATCAAGGAGCTAAGCTCATTTTCACTTACCGCAAGGAAAGGTCCTTAGATAAGTTAACTAAGCTGCTGGAGCAGCATCAAATTACTGCACTGCGGACGGTATCCTGTGATGTACTGGATGATAGCAGTGTTACGGAAGCATTTAACGAAATTGGGCAAAACGTTGGTGTGATCCACGGGGTCGTGCACTCGGTAGCTTTTGCCGATAAGGACGAGCTTAAGGGAGAATATTTAGATACGACTAGGGAAGGTTATCTTCTTGCACAAAATTCCAGCTCGTATTCTTTAGTCGCGGTTGCTCGCGAGGCGAAGAAGCTAATGACTGAAGGCGGCAGCATCGTAACACAAACGTATATTGGTGCGGAGCGTGTAGTCAAAAACTACAACGTCATGGGAGTTGCGAAGGCTGCGCTTGAAGCGAGTGTTATGTACTTAGCCGAGGATTTGGGCAAATACGGCATTCGGGTCAATGCGGTTTCCGCAGGCCCTATTCGTACGCTAGCAGCTAAAGGAGTATCCGGCTTCAATGATATTATGTCTACTATTGAGGAAAGAGCGCCGCTTCGCCGCAATATTGATCAGGATGAGGTTGGCGATGCAACGATGTTCCTGCTGAGTCATTTGTCTAGAGGCATTACGGGTGAAGTGCTGCATGTCGACGCTGGTTATCATATTCTTGCATTATAG
- a CDS encoding GNAT family N-acetyltransferase, with protein sequence MIHYQNNKELSAEDLSKVFEASGIKRPFQDLERLQKMIDHADIIISAWDEDKLVGIARAITDYVYCCYLSDLAVDDKYQKLGIGKKLVELLRESLGPEVSLVLLSAPAALDYYPRIGFTQTDRGFVIARER encoded by the coding sequence ATGATTCATTATCAAAATAATAAAGAGCTCTCGGCAGAAGACCTGTCCAAGGTATTCGAAGCGTCAGGCATTAAACGCCCCTTTCAAGATCTAGAGCGACTGCAAAAAATGATCGATCATGCTGATATCATCATAAGCGCTTGGGATGAAGATAAATTAGTAGGTATAGCGCGCGCCATCACGGACTATGTTTATTGTTGTTATCTTTCAGACTTGGCTGTTGACGATAAATACCAGAAGCTTGGGATCGGAAAAAAGTTAGTTGAGCTGCTGCGTGAATCGCTTGGTCCTGAGGTCTCGCTAGTTCTGCTTTCCGCTCCTGCTGCGTTGGATTATTATCCGCGAATTGGCTTTACACAAACGGATAGAGGTTTCGTAATTGCAAGAGAAAGATAG
- a CDS encoding MFS transporter: MTREKRRSTLALLALAVSAFAIGTTEFISVGLLPLISQDLNISVTTAGLTVTLYALGVTFGAPVLTSLTTKIPRKALLLGIMVIFILGNTLAATASSITLLLVARIISALSHGVFMSIGSTIAADVVSPDRRASAIAIMFTGLTVATITGVPIGTFIGQQLGWRAAFIAIVIVGVIAFISNSILVPSDLRQGTPTTLSQQFKLITNRRLLLLFLITALGYGGTFTVFTYLTPFLQEITGFQQKHVTIILLLYGIAIAIGNVIGGKLANRKPLIALFYMFIVQAFVLFLLTFTAPFKIAALITIVLMGLFHFMNVAGLQVYVVMLAERFVPSGVDVASAINIAAFNAGIAIGAYLGGVVTDSMGLIHTTWFGGIMVVAAVALTGVSLKLERKDTLKGTIL, from the coding sequence ATGACAAGAGAGAAGAGACGAAGTACATTAGCTCTGCTGGCGTTAGCGGTCAGTGCGTTTGCTATCGGGACTACGGAATTTATTAGCGTAGGACTGCTGCCGCTTATTTCGCAGGACTTGAATATATCGGTCACCACAGCAGGTTTGACCGTGACTTTATACGCGCTGGGCGTTACTTTCGGTGCACCGGTTCTAACATCCTTGACGACTAAAATACCGCGAAAAGCATTATTGCTCGGAATTATGGTCATATTTATACTCGGGAATACGCTGGCTGCGACCGCGTCATCCATTACGCTGCTGTTAGTCGCAAGAATCATCTCAGCCCTCTCGCATGGCGTATTCATGTCGATTGGTTCAACCATCGCAGCGGACGTCGTCTCGCCAGATCGTCGGGCCAGCGCAATCGCTATTATGTTTACCGGCTTAACGGTTGCTACGATTACCGGTGTTCCCATTGGGACATTTATCGGACAGCAGCTGGGATGGCGAGCGGCATTTATTGCCATAGTCATTGTTGGCGTTATTGCATTCATTTCCAATAGTATCCTTGTACCTTCAGATCTGCGCCAGGGAACGCCGACTACGCTGTCGCAGCAGTTTAAATTAATTACAAACCGAAGATTATTGCTGCTGTTTCTAATTACTGCCTTAGGTTACGGTGGAACCTTTACCGTCTTTACTTATTTAACCCCGTTTTTACAAGAAATAACCGGATTTCAGCAAAAACATGTAACCATTATTCTGCTTCTGTACGGTATTGCAATCGCAATAGGCAACGTAATCGGTGGCAAGCTTGCGAATCGCAAGCCGTTAATTGCTTTGTTTTATATGTTTATCGTACAAGCTTTTGTACTATTTCTATTAACCTTTACGGCTCCGTTTAAAATTGCGGCATTGATAACGATTGTACTTATGGGGTTGTTTCATTTTATGAATGTGGCAGGTCTTCAAGTTTATGTCGTAATGCTAGCCGAGCGATTCGTGCCTAGTGGGGTCGATGTTGCTTCTGCAATTAATATTGCAGCATTTAACGCTGGTATAGCGATTGGCGCTTATCTAGGAGGTGTCGTGACCGATTCGATGGGTCTGATTCATACGACTTGGTTTGGTGGAATAATGGTAGTTGCAGCTGTCGCATTGACAGGCGTAAGTTTAAAGCTTGAGCGTAAGGATACATTAAAAGGAACGATATTATAA
- a CDS encoding 8-oxo-dGTP diphosphatase, whose product MLKYNICFVKRGNEILLLNRERSSWMGCWNGIGGKLDSQETPREAMIREMVEETGIEEYDLHFKGLVTWSGDDFDFGGMYAYVAEVPENIEYATPKKMDEGILDWKKLEWIMDSNNVGIVSNIRLTLPYMLKEKGCYDHHCRYENGVLMEVLHKEISVDLEMISERREQYLRSYTVKQEVSSKLK is encoded by the coding sequence ATGCTGAAATATAATATTTGTTTTGTTAAGCGTGGGAATGAAATATTGCTGCTCAATCGCGAAAGATCAAGCTGGATGGGCTGCTGGAATGGAATTGGCGGCAAGCTTGACTCTCAGGAGACGCCACGCGAAGCGATGATACGAGAAATGGTCGAAGAAACAGGAATTGAAGAATACGATTTGCACTTTAAAGGGCTAGTGACTTGGAGCGGCGATGATTTTGATTTTGGCGGGATGTACGCTTATGTTGCAGAGGTTCCTGAAAATATTGAATATGCAACACCAAAGAAAATGGATGAGGGTATTTTGGATTGGAAGAAATTAGAGTGGATTATGGACAGCAATAATGTCGGGATCGTATCCAACATTCGGTTGACATTACCCTATATGCTTAAAGAAAAGGGCTGTTATGATCATCATTGCAGGTATGAGAATGGTGTTTTAATGGAAGTGCTGCATAAGGAAATATCCGTGGATTTAGAAATGATTTCTGAACGCAGAGAACAATATTTGAGAAGCTATACTGTTAAGCAAGAAGTGTCGAGCAAATTGAAATAA
- a CDS encoding helix-turn-helix domain-containing protein yields MIKKKYNVTVEATLEVIGGKWKCIILCHLTHGLKRTSELKRLIPEITQKMLTQQLRELEEDGIIDRIVYNQVPPKVEYQLSEYGQSLRSILDSLSAWGECHIVKVFGNKHDVLEENIFNK; encoded by the coding sequence ATGATCAAAAAGAAATATAATGTGACAGTAGAAGCGACTCTCGAGGTCATTGGGGGGAAGTGGAAATGTATCATCCTTTGTCATTTGACGCACGGCTTGAAGCGCACGAGCGAGCTTAAGCGGCTCATACCAGAGATCACTCAAAAAATGCTGACACAGCAGCTGAGAGAGCTCGAAGAAGACGGTATTATTGATCGAATCGTCTACAATCAGGTTCCCCCAAAGGTGGAATATCAACTCAGTGAATATGGACAGAGCTTGCGCAGCATTTTAGACTCGTTGTCTGCTTGGGGAGAGTGCCATATCGTGAAAGTTTTCGGAAACAAACATGATGTGTTGGAAGAAAACATCTTCAATAAATAA
- a CDS encoding ABC transporter substrate-binding protein produces MVMSLWLAACGSNGSSNANNASNNSAATDAATNAPTATEAPTERTLTDALGNEVTIPADPQRIIGSYLEDHLVALGIKPVAQWSVPNGIQDYLSEALEGVPTIAYDLPFEAVTSFEPDLILMAYDSNVEGDKFTQYSKIAPTFTIGDTLVADWRATLLKVGEVLGKSEEAQKALDDYDVKAKEAKEKLQAVAAGESAAALWFVQDNFYIVSEKLSSGDLLYNQLGLTVPEVVKEISAAGTGNWNAIPLEKLAELDADHLFLINSGTDTDSGALSDPIWKNIPAVKNGNLYEYPSTSSWLYAGTIAYSQVIDDVLESIVK; encoded by the coding sequence ATGGTCATGTCGCTATGGCTTGCAGCTTGCGGAAGCAATGGAAGCAGTAACGCAAATAACGCGTCAAATAATTCCGCAGCAACAGATGCAGCAACGAATGCGCCTACGGCTACTGAAGCGCCTACAGAGAGAACGCTAACAGATGCGCTTGGTAATGAAGTAACTATTCCTGCAGATCCACAACGTATCATCGGTTCATACTTAGAGGATCATTTAGTTGCTTTGGGAATTAAACCAGTAGCACAATGGTCTGTTCCTAACGGAATTCAAGATTATTTGAGCGAAGCATTAGAAGGTGTACCTACGATTGCTTATGATCTTCCTTTTGAAGCAGTAACAAGCTTTGAACCAGACCTTATTCTAATGGCTTATGATAGCAACGTGGAAGGCGATAAATTCACACAGTATTCAAAAATCGCTCCTACATTTACAATCGGTGATACATTGGTTGCTGACTGGCGTGCTACCTTGCTAAAAGTCGGTGAGGTTCTAGGCAAGAGCGAAGAAGCTCAAAAAGCATTAGACGATTATGATGTAAAAGCAAAAGAAGCTAAGGAAAAACTACAAGCTGTAGCAGCTGGAGAATCAGCGGCCGCGCTTTGGTTCGTACAAGACAACTTCTACATCGTAAGTGAGAAGCTGTCAAGCGGCGACCTACTTTACAATCAGCTTGGCTTAACGGTTCCTGAAGTGGTGAAAGAGATTTCTGCTGCAGGTACTGGCAACTGGAATGCTATCCCGCTTGAAAAGCTTGCAGAGCTTGATGCCGATCATCTCTTCCTCATTAACAGCGGCACAGACACAGATTCGGGTGCACTCAGCGATCCAATCTGGAAAAACATTCCTGCTGTTAAAAACGGCAATCTTTACGAATATCCAAGCACATCAAGCTGGTTGTATGCTGGTACCATTGCTTACTCGCAAGTCATCGATGATGTTCTTGAAAGCATTGTAAAATAG
- the hisA gene encoding phosphoribosylformimino-5-aminoimidazole carboxamide ribotide isomerase has translation MKFRPCIDLHDGKVKQIVGETLNTEIIENFVSKQDSAYYAELFKKDALTGGHVIMLGGGNEAAAVSALQQYPGGLQIGGGITADNASFYLDKGASHIIVTSYIFKDGQLNKEHLANIVSVVGKDRLVIDLSCKEKDGKWFVVTNQWKQFSDFEVNKENIAFLEQYCDEFLVHAVDVEGKQRGIQQSLVSALADWVSIPTTYAGGARSLADMDQFRELSGGKLDITIGSALDIFGGNLSYEEVVAYSKSE, from the coding sequence TTGAAGTTTAGACCTTGTATCGATTTGCATGATGGAAAAGTAAAGCAAATTGTTGGAGAAACGCTCAATACTGAGATCATAGAAAATTTTGTATCCAAGCAAGATTCTGCTTATTATGCGGAGCTATTTAAGAAGGATGCGCTCACTGGCGGACATGTGATTATGCTCGGTGGCGGCAATGAAGCAGCAGCTGTTAGCGCACTTCAGCAATATCCAGGCGGCTTGCAAATTGGCGGTGGCATTACCGCGGACAACGCATCCTTTTATTTGGATAAAGGTGCGTCGCATATTATTGTGACCTCCTATATTTTCAAGGATGGACAGCTGAATAAAGAGCATCTTGCGAACATCGTTTCCGTAGTGGGGAAGGATCGCCTTGTTATCGATCTGAGCTGCAAGGAAAAGGACGGCAAATGGTTTGTCGTAACGAATCAATGGAAGCAATTTAGTGATTTTGAAGTAAATAAGGAAAATATAGCGTTTTTGGAGCAGTATTGTGATGAATTTCTAGTTCACGCCGTGGATGTAGAAGGTAAGCAGCGCGGAATTCAGCAAAGTCTCGTAAGCGCACTCGCAGATTGGGTGAGTATTCCGACTACTTATGCTGGCGGAGCAAGGTCGCTTGCGGATATGGATCAATTTAGAGAGCTATCAGGCGGGAAGCTAGATATTACGATCGGCAGCGCGCTTGATATTTTTGGCGGCAATTTATCTTATGAAGAAGTCGTTGCGTATAGTAAGTCAGAATAG
- a CDS encoding oxalate decarboxylase family bicupin — protein MENLPQNDNVYNQIPQPIRRSDGAGGVDRGPRDIMRDKENANMFVPPITDAGLLPNLKFSFSDTHMKLNQGGWSREITVRDLPIATTLAGVNMSLTAGGVRELHWHQQAEWAYMLLGKARITSVDQAGRNFIADVSEGDLWYFPAGIPHSIQGLEDGCEFLLVFGDGSFSDLNTLSISDWFAHTPKEVLSASFGVPEAAFSDIPSDQVYIFQDQVPGSLESQKVQSPYGTVPLSFTHSLLSQPPLKTPGGNVRIVDSSNFPIAKTVAAALVEVEPGGMRELHWHPNNDEWQYYLAGQGRMTVFAGNGIARTFDYRAGDVGYVPFAYGHYIQNTGDQSLWFLEMFKSDRFVDVSLNQWMALTPRELVKKNLNASDELLNVLRKEKWPVVKYPGYAYEP, from the coding sequence ATGGAAAATCTACCTCAGAATGATAATGTCTATAATCAAATTCCACAGCCAATAAGAAGGAGTGACGGGGCAGGAGGTGTAGATCGCGGACCGCGTGATATTATGCGTGACAAAGAAAATGCTAATATGTTTGTACCGCCAATTACGGATGCGGGGTTGCTCCCCAATTTGAAATTTTCCTTCTCAGATACACATATGAAATTAAATCAAGGTGGCTGGTCACGCGAGATTACTGTCCGTGACCTGCCTATTGCAACTACTCTTGCTGGAGTCAATATGAGCCTAACGGCAGGCGGGGTTCGGGAGCTTCATTGGCATCAGCAGGCAGAATGGGCCTACATGCTGCTAGGCAAAGCCCGTATTACTTCCGTTGATCAAGCTGGACGCAATTTTATCGCTGACGTAAGCGAAGGTGATCTATGGTATTTCCCAGCGGGAATTCCTCATTCTATTCAGGGGCTGGAGGATGGATGTGAATTTTTGCTTGTCTTTGGTGACGGCAGCTTCTCCGATCTCAACACGTTATCGATCTCGGATTGGTTTGCGCATACTCCAAAGGAGGTACTCTCAGCCAGTTTTGGCGTACCTGAAGCTGCTTTTAGCGACATCCCATCTGATCAGGTTTATATCTTTCAGGATCAGGTGCCTGGTTCACTAGAGAGTCAGAAGGTTCAGTCACCCTATGGAACGGTCCCGCTCAGCTTTACGCATAGTCTGCTCTCGCAGCCGCCGCTTAAAACGCCCGGTGGAAATGTGCGAATTGTCGATTCCTCTAACTTTCCGATAGCGAAAACCGTTGCTGCCGCCTTAGTAGAGGTAGAGCCTGGAGGAATGAGGGAGCTGCACTGGCATCCGAACAATGATGAATGGCAATATTACCTTGCTGGGCAGGGACGAATGACTGTGTTTGCAGGAAACGGGATCGCTAGAACCTTTGATTATAGAGCAGGAGATGTAGGTTATGTCCCTTTTGCTTATGGACACTATATTCAAAATACTGGCGACCAATCGTTGTGGTTTTTGGAAATGTTCAAAAGTGATCGTTTTGTCGATGTATCCTTAAATCAGTGGATGGCCTTAACACCACGGGAATTAGTTAAGAAAAATTTGAATGCTTCGGACGAACTGCTGAATGTACTGCGAAAAGAGAAATGGCCTGTCGTCAAATACCCCGGCTACGCATACGAGCCCTAA
- a CDS encoding inositol monophosphatase family protein, whose product MTDRLYAATAGEGITCNSLPLRTLEAKPFSKARVGWIQGHAVQNEQRAVRLRHYIDVNTKRMRRLWAPTLQWTMLARGDLDAIIVYNSEGEDLYSGILMVKEAGGSIIDYEGHPFSGMNKQPYFIACRLEHQNYFMNMIKNGLA is encoded by the coding sequence ATGACTGATCGACTATATGCAGCAACCGCGGGTGAGGGCATTACATGCAACTCGCTTCCACTTAGAACTTTAGAAGCAAAACCTTTCAGTAAAGCTAGAGTTGGCTGGATTCAAGGGCATGCTGTGCAAAATGAACAAAGAGCAGTTAGGCTCAGACATTACATCGATGTTAATACGAAACGAATGAGGCGGCTTTGGGCGCCAACGCTGCAATGGACGATGTTAGCCAGAGGAGATTTGGACGCAATCATTGTATATAACTCGGAAGGCGAGGATTTATATTCCGGCATATTAATGGTGAAAGAAGCGGGAGGCAGTATTATCGACTACGAGGGTCATCCATTCAGCGGAATGAATAAACAGCCTTATTTCATTGCTTGCCGCCTTGAGCATCAGAATTATTTTATGAACATGATTAAAAATGGCTTGGCATAA
- a CDS encoding glyoxalase superfamily protein — MTFQMKRITPILRIFDEEKTRQFYFDFLAFKCDWEHRYESDMPLYMQISNGDCILHLSEHYGDCTPGSAIRIEVEDAKALQQHLLSKTYTYARPGFDVEGNQVSITDPFGNRLHFYSAK; from the coding sequence ATGACTTTCCAAATGAAACGAATAACTCCAATTCTTCGTATTTTTGATGAAGAAAAGACGCGACAATTTTATTTTGACTTTTTGGCATTCAAATGTGACTGGGAGCATCGTTACGAGTCCGATATGCCGCTGTATATGCAAATTTCCAATGGTGATTGCATCCTTCACTTGTCCGAGCATTACGGGGATTGTACGCCAGGCTCAGCGATTCGTATTGAGGTGGAAGATGCTAAAGCACTGCAGCAGCATCTATTAAGCAAAACCTATACGTACGCTAGACCTGGCTTTGATGTGGAAGGAAATCAAGTAAGCATCACAGATCCATTTGGCAATCGTCTTCACTTCTATTCTGCGAAATAA